One region of Streptomyces sp. CG4 genomic DNA includes:
- a CDS encoding alpha/beta hydrolase, which yields MRIGRVAPLFTVGITATLVATLTPAQASAAEPLNRFANQKPAWQRCDASQPAALQCATIDVPLDYSHPGGKTIKLAISRVKTSVPGKRHGVILFNPGGPGGEGLDMPAMMKDAMPKKVLEQYDLIGFDPRGVGRSSPVTCGLTGTEQTVEHAYRSATFQRDVTWARTVAEKCRAKNGDKLPYITTRNTARDMDVIRAVLGEKKLSYLGFSYGTYLGAVYAQLFPQRIDRWVLDSSIDPARVWRGMIQVWAEGTEPAFTRWTKWTAQHDRTYHLGDTPAKVKKTFWNLIARADRSPIDDGGQKLTGDDIRAMLRAEFFRPKSAAESVMNLKKAADGRATSGRSLVPADRQGTPRSAAFAGQAPADNESAAFWTVVCGDTAAWPRDPEQYRRDAIRDKAKYPVYGDFGSNITPCAFWNKPAEPVTAVNNNVGVLTVQNQWDSQTPLVSGLGMHRALKGSRMVYVQGGEGHGVYSADQRACANIAVNAYLSTGQLPAKDVTCKVSGRQSPGVNQGIVPAPQHTPQAPRF from the coding sequence GTGCGGATAGGACGCGTGGCGCCTTTGTTCACCGTGGGGATCACGGCAACACTGGTCGCCACCCTCACTCCGGCGCAGGCATCCGCGGCGGAACCCCTGAACAGATTCGCGAACCAGAAGCCGGCGTGGCAGCGATGCGACGCGTCGCAGCCCGCCGCCTTACAGTGCGCGACGATCGATGTCCCGCTCGACTACAGCCACCCCGGTGGCAAGACGATCAAGCTGGCCATCTCGCGTGTGAAGACCAGCGTCCCGGGCAAGCGGCACGGCGTGATTCTCTTCAACCCCGGCGGTCCGGGCGGCGAGGGCCTGGACATGCCGGCGATGATGAAGGACGCGATGCCCAAGAAGGTCCTCGAGCAGTACGACCTCATCGGCTTCGACCCGCGCGGTGTGGGCCGCAGCAGCCCCGTCACCTGCGGTCTCACGGGCACCGAGCAGACCGTGGAACACGCCTACCGGTCGGCCACGTTCCAGCGTGACGTCACCTGGGCCCGCACCGTAGCCGAGAAGTGCCGTGCCAAGAACGGCGACAAGCTGCCGTACATCACCACCCGCAACACCGCCCGCGACATGGACGTCATCCGCGCCGTGCTCGGCGAGAAGAAGCTGTCCTACCTGGGCTTCTCCTACGGCACGTACCTGGGCGCCGTCTACGCGCAGCTGTTCCCCCAGCGGATCGACCGCTGGGTGCTGGACAGCTCGATCGACCCCGCACGGGTCTGGCGCGGCATGATCCAGGTCTGGGCGGAGGGCACCGAGCCGGCGTTCACCCGCTGGACGAAGTGGACCGCGCAGCACGACCGCACCTACCACCTGGGCGACACCCCGGCCAAGGTGAAGAAGACGTTCTGGAACCTGATCGCCCGGGCCGACCGCTCTCCCATCGACGACGGTGGCCAGAAACTCACCGGCGACGACATCCGCGCCATGCTGCGCGCCGAGTTCTTCCGCCCGAAGTCCGCGGCCGAGTCGGTCATGAACCTCAAGAAGGCCGCCGACGGCCGTGCCACCTCCGGCCGTTCGCTCGTACCGGCCGATCGGCAGGGAACGCCCCGGTCCGCGGCCTTCGCCGGACAGGCGCCGGCCGACAACGAGTCGGCCGCCTTCTGGACGGTCGTCTGCGGGGACACCGCGGCCTGGCCGCGCGATCCCGAGCAGTACCGCCGTGACGCGATCCGGGACAAGGCCAAGTACCCCGTCTACGGCGACTTCGGCTCCAACATCACGCCCTGCGCGTTCTGGAACAAGCCGGCCGAACCCGTTACCGCCGTGAACAACAACGTGGGTGTGCTCACCGTCCAGAACCAGTGGGACTCCCAGACACCCCTGGTCAGCGGCCTGGGCATGCACCGCGCCCTGAAGGGCTCACGCATGGTGTACGTCCAGGGCGGCGAAGGCCACGGCGTCTACTCCGCCGACCAGCGCGCCTGCGCCAACATCGCCGTGAACGCCTACCTGAGCACCGGACAGCTCCCGGCGAAGGATGTCACCTGCAAGGTGTCCGGTCGGCAGAGCCCCGGCGTGAACCAGGGCATCGTCCCGGCCCCGCAGCACACACCGCAAGCGCCGCGTTTCTGA
- a CDS encoding sphingomyelin phosphodiesterase — MVSRRTATALTSTAAAALLGLSGFAAPTASAGTSTDLSVFAWNVDLGTAIVDSTQHEKAAQRTPVIESIIRKHSADVVVLDENFNNTSTPDIISKLADLYPYHTPVVGQTCSGGGWTGISGDCSNSLFVINGGTMILSKYPITAQYAHVFSNSTYGTWDYHANKGAALVQIDKDGAKSWVVGTHLQADESGTSTDTTQSTRLAQLKEIRSWADGIAGSSAPVLIGGDMNVEYYGGQSRGDYANAQSAVNGVLGTPATDPDQSLRTMDCPVSAWCQYMSGVESFPKDYRDDLDYIGYLNAPGRPTPAAMSAVKVDFDPQSGWTTGQIDTNAPSDHYPVEATFQLN, encoded by the coding sequence CGAGCGCGGGGACCAGCACCGACCTCTCGGTGTTCGCATGGAACGTCGATCTCGGCACCGCGATCGTCGACAGTACCCAGCACGAGAAGGCCGCCCAGCGCACCCCGGTCATCGAGTCGATCATCCGCAAGCACAGTGCGGACGTGGTGGTGCTGGACGAGAACTTCAACAACACCTCGACCCCCGACATCATCAGCAAGCTCGCCGACCTCTACCCGTACCACACCCCGGTCGTCGGCCAGACCTGCTCCGGTGGCGGCTGGACGGGCATCAGCGGTGACTGCTCCAACTCGCTGTTCGTCATCAACGGCGGCACGATGATCCTGTCCAAGTACCCGATCACCGCGCAGTACGCCCACGTCTTCAGCAACTCGACCTACGGCACCTGGGACTACCACGCCAACAAGGGCGCCGCGCTGGTGCAGATCGACAAGGACGGGGCGAAGAGCTGGGTGGTCGGCACCCATCTGCAGGCCGACGAGTCCGGCACCTCCACCGACACGACCCAGTCCACCCGGCTCGCCCAGCTCAAGGAGATCCGCTCCTGGGCCGACGGCATCGCCGGGTCGAGTGCGCCGGTGCTGATCGGCGGAGACATGAACGTGGAGTACTACGGCGGCCAGTCGCGCGGCGACTACGCCAACGCCCAGAGCGCGGTGAACGGTGTGCTCGGTACCCCGGCCACCGACCCCGACCAGAGCCTGCGCACCATGGACTGCCCGGTCTCCGCCTGGTGCCAGTACATGTCCGGCGTCGAGTCCTTCCCCAAGGACTACCGGGACGACCTCGACTACATCGGCTATCTGAACGCGCCGGGCCGCCCGACGCCGGCCGCGATGTCCGCCGTCAAGGTGGACTTCGACCCCCAGTCCGGCTGGACCACCGGCCAGATCGACACCAACGCTCCCAGCGACCACTACCCTGTCGAGGCGACGTTCCAGCTCAACTGA